Proteins from a single region of Thermococcus sp. CX2:
- the gcvPA gene encoding aminomethyl-transferring glycine dehydrogenase subunit GcvPA: MGRHYLPNSAHRDEMLKEMGFTSIEDLFSDVPKGMVKKFNLPEGKSEYEVFFEMNEALSKNKTVLEMPSFLGAGTYFHYIPAHVKYLIERSEFLTAYTPYQPEISQGMLQALFEYQSLIGELVGLPIVNSSMYDWGTAMAEAALMSARVTKRNKFVVPRNISPEKKMVLHTYVSGAGIEIEYVDWNENGQLDLEELKEKVEGAAGVYVEMPNFFGLIEEEIQAVGEIAHDAKALFVVGVDPTILGIVEAPGELGADIVVGEAAYFGNPMNFGGPRAGIFAIRDDRKLIRQMPGRIIGMTKDADGKRAFVMTLQTREQHIRRAKATSNICSNEALVAVAAAIHLATLGPKGLRELGETILKNTAYFKKRIGEVAEVVFEGINFKDVPVRFERPYPEIHEALLAKNIHGGYYLKPHFQELGESALFAVTETTRKEWVDALIEALREVA, encoded by the coding sequence ATGGGAAGGCACTACCTGCCGAACTCGGCCCACAGAGATGAAATGCTCAAGGAGATGGGCTTCACGTCAATCGAAGACCTCTTCTCGGATGTTCCTAAGGGCATGGTCAAGAAGTTCAACCTTCCAGAAGGCAAGAGCGAGTACGAGGTCTTCTTTGAGATGAATGAAGCTCTCTCAAAGAATAAGACCGTCCTTGAGATGCCAAGCTTTCTTGGAGCGGGAACGTATTTCCACTACATCCCGGCCCACGTAAAATACCTCATCGAGAGGAGCGAGTTTCTGACAGCTTATACTCCCTACCAGCCGGAGATAAGCCAGGGCATGCTCCAGGCGCTCTTCGAATACCAGAGCCTTATCGGAGAACTTGTCGGCCTTCCGATAGTTAACTCCTCGATGTACGACTGGGGAACGGCTATGGCAGAGGCGGCTCTAATGAGTGCGAGGGTTACAAAGAGGAACAAATTCGTCGTTCCGAGGAATATAAGCCCAGAGAAGAAGATGGTTCTCCATACATACGTATCCGGTGCGGGCATAGAGATAGAGTACGTCGATTGGAACGAGAACGGCCAGCTCGACCTTGAGGAGCTCAAAGAAAAGGTCGAGGGAGCGGCCGGAGTTTACGTCGAGATGCCCAACTTCTTCGGACTCATAGAGGAGGAAATCCAGGCGGTGGGAGAGATAGCCCACGATGCCAAGGCCCTCTTTGTCGTCGGCGTTGACCCAACGATACTCGGAATAGTAGAGGCCCCGGGAGAGCTCGGCGCCGATATAGTGGTGGGTGAGGCAGCTTACTTCGGAAACCCAATGAACTTCGGCGGGCCAAGGGCAGGCATATTCGCCATTAGAGATGACAGAAAGCTCATTCGCCAGATGCCGGGAAGGATAATCGGAATGACAAAGGATGCAGACGGGAAGAGGGCCTTCGTGATGACCCTCCAGACGAGGGAACAGCACATCAGAAGGGCAAAGGCGACCTCCAACATCTGTTCAAACGAGGCATTAGTGGCCGTTGCTGCCGCGATACACCTGGCAACCCTGGGGCCGAAGGGCCTTAGGGAGCTCGGCGAAACGATACTCAAGAACACAGCCTACTTCAAGAAGCGCATAGGCGAAGTTGCCGAGGTAGTCTTCGAGGGAATAAACTTCAAGGACGTACCCGTTCGCTTTGAGAGACCCTATCCGGAGATACACGAGGCCCTGCTCGCTAAGAACATTCACGGCGGCTATTATCTCAAGCCCCACTTCCAGGAGCTCGGCGAGAGCGCGCTGTTTGCGGTAACCGAGACGACGAGAAAGGAGTGGGTTGATGCCCTCATCGAGGCCCTGAGGGAGGTGGCCTGA